The stretch of DNA GAATCTAATTTCCCTGATCGGCGGCAAGCTCACCACCTATCGCCAAGTGGGTGAAGAAATGGTGGATAAAGCCTGCCGTAAGCTACAGCGCAGCATTCCGCCTTCGCCCGCCCGCACGGTGCCCCTGCCGGGAGCTATCCGACCTCAGGATTCACGCATCGGCGAAGCGATCGCTCACTATGAAGCCTATGTATCCCGTGAGTCGATCCACCATCTCTTTAAGGTCTACGGCGCTTTGGCAACAGAGGTGCTAGCTCTGATCGATGATGCGCCAGATTTAGCTGAGCGCTTGATTCCCGAACTACCCGACATCCGTGCCCAGGCTGTCTATTCGGTGCAGGCTGAATATGCCCATACCCTGGTCGATATCTGCCGCCGTCGTACCACCTTGGCCATGCGCCACAACTACGGGTTTGATGTGTTGCCTGCCATAGTGGAAACCTTGATGACCCACTGCGGTTGGGATGATGATCGGTGTAATCAAGAGTTGGCCGACTATGCCACCTACATGACCGACAACTGCATTCCCGACTACGCGATCGCTGCCTCGGATCAGGCCCAGCTCCTCCCTTCACTGTCCATGGCTGACCGATCCTAGCTGCAGGTTAACCCAAGGGGTCACCATGAACCCCGCCTGACCTATTGAGTTCTAGAGGATAATTATCTATGAGTCACGAACCAACTTCGACTCACGCCGACGGTTTAGCCCACGAAGCACATCAGAAAATTAAGACCATGATCACAACGAAACCTGCTACGCTGACAGTCTTGGGAGCAGGAGCATGGGGATCGGCTTTGGCAACCCTGGCTCGCGAAAATGGCCATCAGGTTCGAGTTTGGTCACGGAGTTTAGACATCAGCTTAGAGGATGCGATCGCTGGCGCTGATATTATTCTCTCCGCCATCTCTATGAAGGGTGTGCCGACGATGATTGAGCGCTTAAAAGCGATGCAGTTGCCGGCCCATGTGGTGTTGGTGAGTGCGACGAAGGGGCTCGATCCCTCCACAACCCGTACCCCATCTCAACTGTTCCAAGATGCCTTTCCCCAGCATTCCATCGTCGTGCTGTCGGGGCCCAATCTGTCTAAGGAAATTGACGCAGGTCTACCGGCGGCCACTGTGGTCGCCAGTTCTGACACCGCAGCGGCGGAGCGGGCGCAGCAGCTCTTTTCCTCCGATCGCTTCCGGGTCTATACCAACAACGACCCGATTGGTACGGAGCTGGGCGGTACCCTGAAAAACGTGATTGCGATCGCGGTTGGGGTTTGTGATGGTTTGAACCTAGGCACCAATGCCAAGTCTGCCCTGATTACCCGCGCCTTGACCGAGGTGATTCGGGTGGGTACGCACCTAGGCGCACAGCCGGAAACCTTCTTTGGTCTCGCCGGCTTGGGCGATATGCTAGCCACCTGCTCTAGCCCCCTCAGCCGTAACTACCGCGTGGGTTATGGTCTCGCTGAAGGCAAAGCCCTAGAGCAAATTCTAGACGACTTGCACAGCACCGCAGAAGGGGTGAATACCACCAACGTGCTGATCGACCTAGCCAACCGCGAGATGATCCCAGTCCCCATTTCCCGGCAGGTCTATCGCCTGCTGAACGGGAAGATTACGCCCCAGCAAGCCGTGGAAGCGCTCATGGAGCGAGATCTGAAACCGGAAAGCTGCGATACCCTAGTCAATGCTTAGGCGATCGCTCCTCTCGTAGCCCGTCTAGGTGGAGATGGGTTGGCGATCAGAGCGGCGGGTGCTGGGCTGATCGCCGTATCGCTGCATGATGGTATCGTTTGTGTCTCAGTCTAATCGTCTCAATTTCTGGCAACTGTGGAATATGAGCGTTGGCTTCTTTGGCATCCAGTTCGGCTGGGGGCTACAGATGGCCAACACTAGCGCTATTTTTGAATACTTGGGAGCCAATGCTCACCAAATTCCCATCCTATGGTTGGCAGCTCCCCTCACGGGGCTGATTGTCCAGCCGATTATCGGCAACCTCAGCGACAATACCTGGTGCGCCCTAGGACGGCGACGCCCCTATTTTTTGGTGGGAGCCATTTTTAGCTCCATCGCCTTGATCGGGATGCCCAATGCATCCAGTCTGTGGATAGCAGCGGGAATGCTCTGGCTCTTGGATACGGCATCCAATGTCAGTATGGAACCGTTTCGGGCTTTTGTGGGGGATCTTTTGCCTGCCGATCAGCGTACCCAAGGCTTTGCGATGCAGAGTTTGTTTGTGGGGCTAGGAGCGGTGACGGCGTCGGCGTTGCCCTGGGTGTTGAGCCACGGGCTGCAGGTGATCAGTCCTCCAGAAAATCACGCCATTCCTCCCTCGGTGACCCTGTCGTTTTACATTGGGTCAGCAGTATTTTTGGGAACAGTGCTGTGGACGGTGTGCAGCACCACCGAGAAGCCACCGGTGGACATGGAAGCCTTTCAGCGTCAGCAGAAGCGCCGTCTTGGCGTCCTAAAAACCCTAATTTCCATCAAACGAGCGATCGCCCATATGCCCCAAACCATGCGCCAATTGGCCTGGGTGCAGTGCTTTAGCTGGTTGGGGATGTACTGCCTATTTCTCTACTTTCCGCCCGCCGTCGCCCACAATATTTTCGGCGCAGTAGACGAAGACTCGCTGCGCTATGCCGAAGGCATTGAATGGGCAGGGCTTTGTATGGCTGCCTACAATGCGGTGTGTGTGGGTATATCCTTTGCCCTACCTAAGATTGCTCGACAGATTGGTCGTCGCTTCACCCACGCCCTCTGTCTGCTCTGCGGGGCGATTGGTCTATTGTCGTTGATGTTCATTCACGATCAATATCTCCTACTGGCCTCGATGGTCGGCGTGGGCATTGCCTGGGCCAGTATGCTAGCCATGCCCTACGCCATGCTGGTGGGTTCCCTGCCGCCGCGTAAGGGGGGAATTTACATGGGAATTTTCAACTTTTTTATTGTCTTACCGGAAGTAGTAGCATCCCTAGGCTTTGGCTGGGTGATGGTCAATCTGCTCCACGAAAACCGCCTGTGGGCCGTTGTTGTCGGCGGTGGCTCGATGCTGATGGCGGCACTCTTGACCCTACGCGTCAAGGAAGAGCAGGCCCAGGAGCGATCGCCCCAGTCTTCTGAGCCTGCTAGTTCCTCGGCGCTGCGCCCTGCCAATATTGAATAACTCCAGGTTGACTGGAAGCCTTAGGACACGGCCATAGGCTGATAGCAAATGCCAGCGGCGGCAAAGCGATCGAGGGCTTCCTGAAGGCGATCGCACTCGGCGATGAGACTAATGCGCACATAGCCTTCTCCACCTTTACCAAAGGCATTCCCCGGCGTGACGACTACACCGGTTTGCTGCAGCACAGACAGGGCAAAATCGGTGGAGCTAATTCCCGGCGGGCAGGGTACCCAGAGGTACATGGTGCCTTTGGTTTTGGGGACTGACCAGCCTAGTTTTCCCAGACCTGCAATGAGGAAGTCGCGGCGGGTGCGGTAGCGGGTTTGCACCTCTTCTAGGTAGATATCCGGCAGTTGCAGGGCAGTTTCGGCAGCCCGCTGCAGGGCCGCAAAAATGCCGTAGTCTAGGTTGGTCTTGAGGGTGCGCAGCCCTTGGATGACGTGGCGGTTGCCGACGACAAAGCCGACCCGCCAGCCGGCCATGTTGTAGGTTTTGGAGAGGGTGTGGAACTCGACGCCGAGGTCTTTCGCACCGGGAATTTCTAGCAGGCTGGTGGGTTGATAGCCATCAAAGGCCAGCTCGGCATAGCAGAGGTCATGCACCAGCAGAATTTCGTAGTGGCGAGCAAAGGCGACGATCTCTTCAAAGAATTCGCGGGGGGCGGTTGCGGCTGTGGGGTTGCTGGGGTAGTTGAAATACAGAATCTTGGCCTGTCTGGCCACGTCTTCGGGAATAGCGGAGATATCGATCAGCCAATCCTTTTCGGCGGAGAGCATCAGGCTATGGATTTTGCCGCCAGCAATCAGGGGGCCGCGAAAGTGGGCGGGGTAGGCGGGGCTGGGCACCAGCACCAGGTCTCCAGGATTCACATAGGCGATCGCTAGGTGGGTTAACCCTTCTTTGGAACCCAGCAACGGCAAGGCCTCCCCATCGGGATCCAGCTCGACGTTGTAGCGGCGGTAGTACCAGTCTGTGATGGCGCGGCGAAAGCTGGCGGTGCCTTCAAAGGGAGGGTAGCCGTGATTGCTAACGTCTTGTAGGGCTGCCATGGCGGCTTCGACTACGGGCTGCGGTGTGGGGCCATCGGGGTTGCCCATCCCCAGATCAATCAAATCGAGACCCTGTTCCCGCGCCTTGGCTTTCAGCTCATCCAGTCGGGCAAATACGTAGGGCGGTAATGCACTGAGGCGATCGGCCTGATGAATCCAGTCTAAACCCACAACTGTCCCTCCTGCTCCGTATAACGTGGTTGATCTGTGGTGGGGCGATCGCCCTCTGGATGACGTACTTCCGAGATGGGCGTGGTGGTAGACACCATGGCCGCCATCAGTTGATCGGGGGTGACCGTAAACGGCAAGTGATGGATGTCAGACGCCTCAGCACAGGCCACCTCGGCTGCTTGGCGCAGGTCGGCAATGGTGATGGATTCTAGACCTAGGTCGTCCAAGGTTTGGGGGAGCCCGAGGGTGCTATAAAACTGCTGAAGCTGCTGGCGGGCTGAAGCTGCTAGGCGACTGCCCTGCACTAATTCCTCAAGGCGTAGCTGCACGAGGATGCCAAAGGCTACCTTCTCGCCGTGGAGGGTGCCGTGGCTTTGCAGGAGATGGGTAAGACCGTTGTGGACGGCATGGGCCGCCACGGTGCGACATTGGGCTCCGCCAATGCCACCGATGACGCCTGCCAGGAGAACCGTCGCATCCACCACGTCGCGCCACTCTTCACCGCCTGGATTCTCTAGGGCAGCGGCGGATTTTTGGAACAGCAGGTCGCGCAAGACCCGAGCTTGCTGCACCGCTGCCACAATCAAGGTTTGTTGGGAATGACCGCTGCTCACCGAGGCTTCATACCATTTGGCGATCGCATCCCCAATGCCGGCAACCAGGGTACGGCGCGGCGCAGTTTGCACCAGGTCGTAGTCCAGCAGCAGCAGATCGGGGCAGCGATCGAGGCTGACGTCGTAGAGAAATGCGCCTTGGTCAGAATAGACGTTGGACAGCGCTGTCCAAGCGGCACAGGTGGCGGCTGAGGTGGGAATCGTGACCACGGGTAAGCGGGCCTGATGGGCGACGAGTTTAGCGGCATCTAGGGCTTTGCCGCCGCCCACACCCAGAATCACATCGGCTTGATGCTGCTCACGGGCCTGGTGTAGATGGGCTAGGGCCGATTCGCTACAGTCGTCGCCATAGGCCGCCTCGGCGATCGCCAACCCCTGTTGGACGAGGCTTGGGTGTAGATCTGGAGCGACTAGGGCCAGGGTGCGATCGCCGCCAATGATCAGCGGCCGTTGACCGATCTGGGCCAGGATGGAGCCTGCCTCAGCCAAAAGACCTGCCCCACGCATAATACGGGCTGGGGCCACCATCAGGCTAGGAAAGATGGCTGGAGAAGAAGCGGATTGAGGCGATAGACGAGTCATAGACGGGATGGGGTCGTAGGAGACGGCTAAGATACCCTGCAGTGTGGGAGAGCGATGTCTCCCGCCAGGCTAGGGCGATCGCAATCAATGAAGGCAAGACTATCCATGGGGCGATGGATCCAGCGCAGGTTTGTGTACTGGATGACATCAGTCTCAAGTAAAGACCAATTTACTATACTCAATGGTTACTTGCGGAGACTTTCTTGGATTGGCAGCAAGGTTCAGCGGAATCGCTTAGGAGTCGGTGTTGGGTGCTGGCGGAATGGCGGCGAGGCGATCGCTGTAGATGGTGACGTCTAGGTTCTCATCGGTACGATCTCGGAGCGATCGCTTGATTTGTCCTAACACCAGCGGCTGGGAAACGCCTTCCTCAGGATGGAGCACCGTGCGGGCGAGGATGGTGAGCTGGCGATCGCCGCCGCGACCGAGGCGACCGGGGGAGAATAGGTTGCTGGCGGCCTGTTTGAGGGTGGCGTCCAGTTCCGTCTCGGTGATGGTGGCGGGAACAACAATCACCGCTTGGGTTGCACCGGAATCAAACACGGTGACGTAGCGCACCGCACCGGGCACGCTAGTCGGCACAATCGGCCCCAAACTGAGGGCGAAAAGCCCCCCCGTGAGAACGCCCATAAAGCCCGTAACCCCCACAAGACGAAAGCGAAACCCCCACTTGAAGGCAAAGCTCAAGAGCATCAAGCCTGCAAAGGCCAGGGTCGTGATGCCAAACCATTTCGCAATCACCAAAAAATCAGCCGTACTTAACATAAATCCTCACCCTATCCCACTAAAACTAATTGTTGATGGCGTTATTGCTCATGGCGCGATCGCCCCTAGAAGGTTCACCTACAGGTCAATACGGCCTGGAGCACCTTAAAGATCTTCGTTGCTGACAAACTCAACTGCCTCGGTCTGTCCTGCCTGTTCGAGGGCGGCCTTCAGGGTATGCCAACCCAGATTGGCGCATTTGATCCGCACTGGAAATTGCGCCACCCCCTGCATGACATTCAGCTTGCGCAACTCTTTTGGGAACTCCGCATCGCCTTTCATCATGGCTTGAAACGTTTGCACCATCTCCAGCGCTTCCTCACAGCTTTTGCCCCGCAGCGCCTCGGCCATGAGATCTACCGACGCCATGGAAATAGCGCAGCCTTCGCCCTCAAATTTCACATCGTCGATGGAGCCATCGGCCTCGTTGAGCTTAAGGCTGAGTTCGATGGTGTCGCCACAGGAGGGATTATGCCCGCGCTGGTGGCGATCGACGGGGCTGGTGGTGCCGCGATTGCGGGGTTTTTTGTACCGTTCCAAAATCACGGTTTGGTATAGATCCCGGAGATCATTCAATGCCATGGTTGCCTTGGGGGTGCTAGGATACCTGCTCTGATCCTATCAGGGTTACGAGCATTCGGGGGCCGGGGCGATCGCTCTCGGGGCGACTAATTGCCCTGCTGGGTAGGGCGCAGGAGAATATCGTG from Leptolyngbya sp. CCY15150 encodes:
- a CDS encoding NAD(P)H-dependent glycerol-3-phosphate dehydrogenase, with the translated sequence MITTKPATLTVLGAGAWGSALATLARENGHQVRVWSRSLDISLEDAIAGADIILSAISMKGVPTMIERLKAMQLPAHVVLVSATKGLDPSTTRTPSQLFQDAFPQHSIVVLSGPNLSKEIDAGLPAATVVASSDTAAAERAQQLFSSDRFRVYTNNDPIGTELGGTLKNVIAIAVGVCDGLNLGTNAKSALITRALTEVIRVGTHLGAQPETFFGLAGLGDMLATCSSPLSRNYRVGYGLAEGKALEQILDDLHSTAEGVNTTNVLIDLANREMIPVPISRQVYRLLNGKITPQQAVEALMERDLKPESCDTLVNA
- a CDS encoding MFS transporter; the protein is MSVGFFGIQFGWGLQMANTSAIFEYLGANAHQIPILWLAAPLTGLIVQPIIGNLSDNTWCALGRRRPYFLVGAIFSSIALIGMPNASSLWIAAGMLWLLDTASNVSMEPFRAFVGDLLPADQRTQGFAMQSLFVGLGAVTASALPWVLSHGLQVISPPENHAIPPSVTLSFYIGSAVFLGTVLWTVCSTTEKPPVDMEAFQRQQKRRLGVLKTLISIKRAIAHMPQTMRQLAWVQCFSWLGMYCLFLYFPPAVAHNIFGAVDEDSLRYAEGIEWAGLCMAAYNAVCVGISFALPKIARQIGRRFTHALCLLCGAIGLLSLMFIHDQYLLLASMVGVGIAWASMLAMPYAMLVGSLPPRKGGIYMGIFNFFIVLPEVVASLGFGWVMVNLLHENRLWAVVVGGGSMLMAALLTLRVKEEQAQERSPQSSEPASSSALRPANIE
- a CDS encoding aspartate aminotransferase, with amino-acid sequence MGLDWIHQADRLSALPPYVFARLDELKAKAREQGLDLIDLGMGNPDGPTPQPVVEAAMAALQDVSNHGYPPFEGTASFRRAITDWYYRRYNVELDPDGEALPLLGSKEGLTHLAIAYVNPGDLVLVPSPAYPAHFRGPLIAGGKIHSLMLSAEKDWLIDISAIPEDVARQAKILYFNYPSNPTAATAPREFFEEIVAFARHYEILLVHDLCYAELAFDGYQPTSLLEIPGAKDLGVEFHTLSKTYNMAGWRVGFVVGNRHVIQGLRTLKTNLDYGIFAALQRAAETALQLPDIYLEEVQTRYRTRRDFLIAGLGKLGWSVPKTKGTMYLWVPCPPGISSTDFALSVLQQTGVVVTPGNAFGKGGEGYVRISLIAECDRLQEALDRFAAAGICYQPMAVS
- a CDS encoding iron-containing alcohol dehydrogenase family protein; the encoded protein is MTRLSPQSASSPAIFPSLMVAPARIMRGAGLLAEAGSILAQIGQRPLIIGGDRTLALVAPDLHPSLVQQGLAIAEAAYGDDCSESALAHLHQAREQHQADVILGVGGGKALDAAKLVAHQARLPVVTIPTSAATCAAWTALSNVYSDQGAFLYDVSLDRCPDLLLLDYDLVQTAPRRTLVAGIGDAIAKWYEASVSSGHSQQTLIVAAVQQARVLRDLLFQKSAAALENPGGEEWRDVVDATVLLAGVIGGIGGAQCRTVAAHAVHNGLTHLLQSHGTLHGEKVAFGILVQLRLEELVQGSRLAASARQQLQQFYSTLGLPQTLDDLGLESITIADLRQAAEVACAEASDIHHLPFTVTPDQLMAAMVSTTTPISEVRHPEGDRPTTDQPRYTEQEGQLWV
- a CDS encoding Ycf51 family protein; translated protein: MLSTADFLVIAKWFGITTLAFAGLMLLSFAFKWGFRFRLVGVTGFMGVLTGGLFALSLGPIVPTSVPGAVRYVTVFDSGATQAVIVVPATITETELDATLKQAASNLFSPGRLGRGGDRQLTILARTVLHPEEGVSQPLVLGQIKRSLRDRTDENLDVTIYSDRLAAIPPAPNTDS
- the sufU gene encoding Fe-S cluster assembly sulfur transfer protein SufU, producing the protein MALNDLRDLYQTVILERYKKPRNRGTTSPVDRHQRGHNPSCGDTIELSLKLNEADGSIDDVKFEGEGCAISMASVDLMAEALRGKSCEEALEMVQTFQAMMKGDAEFPKELRKLNVMQGVAQFPVRIKCANLGWHTLKAALEQAGQTEAVEFVSNEDL